Proteins found in one Serratia plymuthica genomic segment:
- the ppsR gene encoding posphoenolpyruvate synthetase regulatory kinase/phosphorylase PpsR, translated as MERSVFYISDGTAITAEVLGHAVLSQFPVKATTFTLPFVETEARARAVSQQINDIYRDTGVRPLVFYSIISPEVRNVITQSEGFCQDIVQALVGPLQGELDVEPTPVPNRTHGLTASNLGKYDARIAAIDYTLAHDDGISLRNLDQAQVILLGVSRCGKTPTSLYLAMQFGIRAANYPFTADDMDNLHLPAALKPFQHKLFGLTIDPERLAAIREERRENSRYASLRQCRMELAEVEALFRKNQIRYLNTTNYSVEEISTKILDILGMSRRMF; from the coding sequence GTGGAAAGAAGCGTTTTTTATATTTCGGATGGGACGGCGATCACCGCCGAAGTGTTGGGCCACGCGGTGTTGTCCCAATTCCCGGTCAAAGCCACGACCTTTACGTTGCCCTTCGTTGAAACCGAAGCGCGAGCCCGGGCGGTCAGCCAGCAGATCAACGATATTTATCGCGATACCGGCGTGCGCCCGCTGGTGTTTTACTCCATCATTTCGCCGGAAGTGCGTAATGTCATTACCCAGAGCGAAGGCTTTTGTCAGGACATCGTGCAGGCGCTGGTCGGCCCGTTGCAGGGTGAACTGGACGTTGAACCCACGCCGGTGCCGAACCGCACCCACGGGCTGACGGCCAGCAACCTCGGTAAATACGATGCCCGTATCGCTGCCATTGACTACACGTTAGCCCATGATGACGGCATATCGCTGCGTAATCTCGATCAGGCTCAGGTTATATTGTTGGGCGTATCACGCTGCGGCAAAACTCCCACCAGCCTGTATCTGGCGATGCAGTTCGGGATCCGCGCCGCCAACTACCCGTTTACCGCCGACGATATGGACAATTTGCATCTCCCCGCCGCGCTGAAACCGTTTCAGCATAAACTGTTCGGGCTGACAATCGACCCGGAACGGCTGGCCGCCATTCGCGAAGAGCGCCGCGAAAACAGCCGCTATGCGTCGCTGCGCCAGTGTCGGATGGAGCTTGCCGAAGTAGAAGCGCTGTTCCGCAAAAACCAGATCCGTTATCTGAACACCACCAACTATTCGGTGGAGGAAATCTCCACCAAAATCCTGGATATTCTTGGCATGAGTCGCCGCATGTTCTAG
- the ppsA gene encoding phosphoenolpyruvate synthase produces the protein MSNNGPDLRNVLWYNQLGMHDVDRVGGKNASLGEMITNLSDLGVAVPNGFATTAQAFNDFLEQSGVNQRIYQLLDQTDVDDVAQLAKAGAQIRQWVIDTPFHAEFEREINLAYQQLADGEPEASFAVRSSATAEDMPDASFAGQQETFLNVQGIDAVMVAIKHVFASLFNDRAISYRVHQGYDHRGVALSAGVQRMVRSDLASSGVMFTIDTESGFDQVVFITSALGLGEMVVQGAVNPDEFYVHKPTLLRGNPAIVRRNLGSKKIRMVYAPSQDHGKQVKIEDVPEQQRNRFSLTDQEVEALAHQAILIEKHYGRPMDIEWAKDGHTGKLLIVQARPETVRSNEQTMERYQLNGTSSVLVEGRAIGHRIGAGPVKVIHNISEMDRILPGDVLVTDMTDPDWEPIMKKAAAIVTNRGGRTCHAAIIARELGIPAVVGCGNATELLKDGQKVTVSCAEGDTGFVYSDMIDFTVQSSEVTELPDLPLKIMMNVGNPDRAFDFARLPNEGVGLARLEFIINRMIGVHPKALLEFDQQTPALQNEIKALMLGYDHPAEFYVGRLTEGIATLGAAFWPKRVIVRLSDFKSNEYANLVGGEKYEPHEENPMLGFRGAGRYVSDSFRDCFAMECDAVKRVRNEMGLTNVEIMVPFVRTVAQAEAVVAELARQGLKRGENGLKVIMMCEIPSNALLADQFLEHFDGFSIGSNDMTQLTLGLDRDSGVVSELFDERNEAVKALLSMAIQAAKRHGKYVGICGQGPSDHEDFAEWLMEQGIDSLSLNPDTVVQTWINLSKKK, from the coding sequence ATGTCCAACAATGGCCCAGACTTGCGTAATGTGCTTTGGTACAACCAGCTCGGCATGCACGACGTTGACCGTGTCGGTGGCAAAAATGCCTCCCTCGGTGAAATGATCACCAATCTTTCCGATTTGGGCGTGGCCGTGCCAAACGGTTTTGCCACCACCGCACAGGCGTTTAACGATTTCCTCGAGCAAAGCGGTGTTAACCAGCGCATCTATCAATTACTGGATCAAACTGACGTTGACGATGTTGCTCAACTGGCCAAGGCCGGCGCGCAAATCCGCCAATGGGTCATCGATACGCCATTCCATGCGGAATTCGAGCGTGAAATTAACCTGGCTTACCAACAGTTGGCGGACGGCGAGCCGGAAGCCTCGTTTGCCGTGCGTTCTTCCGCGACAGCGGAAGACATGCCGGATGCCTCTTTTGCCGGCCAGCAGGAAACTTTCCTCAACGTGCAGGGTATCGACGCCGTCATGGTGGCGATCAAACACGTATTCGCCTCGCTGTTTAACGACCGCGCCATTTCGTATCGCGTGCATCAGGGCTATGACCACCGCGGCGTAGCCTTGTCGGCCGGCGTACAGCGTATGGTGCGTTCCGATCTGGCGTCTTCCGGCGTGATGTTCACCATTGATACCGAATCGGGTTTTGATCAGGTGGTGTTTATTACTTCCGCCTTGGGTCTGGGCGAAATGGTGGTGCAGGGCGCGGTGAACCCGGATGAGTTCTATGTGCATAAACCCACGTTGCTGCGCGGCAATCCGGCTATCGTGCGCCGCAACCTCGGCTCGAAGAAAATCCGCATGGTGTACGCGCCATCGCAGGATCACGGCAAGCAGGTAAAAATTGAAGATGTGCCAGAGCAGCAACGCAATCGTTTCTCTCTGACCGACCAGGAAGTGGAAGCGCTGGCGCATCAGGCGATTTTGATCGAAAAGCATTACGGCCGCCCGATGGATATCGAGTGGGCCAAAGACGGCCATACCGGCAAATTGCTGATCGTGCAGGCGCGTCCGGAAACCGTGCGTTCCAACGAGCAGACGATGGAGCGTTATCAGCTTAACGGTACCAGCTCGGTACTGGTGGAAGGGCGAGCTATCGGCCATCGCATTGGTGCCGGCCCGGTGAAAGTGATCCATAACATCAGCGAAATGGATCGTATTCTGCCGGGGGACGTGCTGGTTACCGATATGACCGACCCGGACTGGGAGCCGATCATGAAGAAAGCGGCGGCGATCGTCACCAACCGTGGCGGCCGTACTTGCCACGCGGCGATTATCGCTCGCGAGCTGGGTATCCCGGCGGTGGTCGGCTGTGGCAACGCCACCGAACTGCTGAAAGACGGCCAGAAAGTCACCGTGTCCTGTGCGGAAGGCGATACCGGCTTTGTGTACAGCGATATGATCGACTTTACCGTACAGAGCTCCGAAGTGACTGAGCTGCCGGATCTGCCGTTGAAAATCATGATGAACGTCGGTAACCCCGATCGGGCGTTCGATTTTGCCCGTTTACCGAATGAAGGCGTGGGATTGGCCCGTCTGGAATTTATCATCAACCGCATGATTGGCGTCCATCCAAAGGCGCTGCTGGAGTTCGATCAACAAACCCCGGCATTGCAGAACGAAATCAAGGCGTTGATGTTGGGCTATGACCATCCGGCAGAGTTCTACGTGGGCCGTCTGACGGAAGGGATCGCCACGCTGGGTGCGGCATTCTGGCCGAAACGCGTGATCGTGCGTTTGTCCGATTTCAAATCCAATGAATACGCCAACCTGGTGGGCGGCGAGAAGTATGAACCGCACGAAGAGAACCCAATGCTGGGCTTCCGCGGGGCAGGCCGCTACGTATCGGACAGTTTCCGTGATTGCTTTGCGATGGAGTGCGATGCGGTAAAACGCGTGCGCAACGAAATGGGCCTCACCAACGTCGAGATCATGGTGCCCTTTGTGCGAACCGTGGCGCAGGCGGAGGCGGTGGTTGCAGAGCTGGCGCGTCAGGGCCTCAAGCGCGGCGAGAACGGCCTGAAAGTGATCATGATGTGTGAAATCCCATCCAATGCGCTATTGGCGGATCAGTTCCTGGAACATTTTGACGGCTTCTCGATCGGCTCCAACGACATGACTCAGCTGACGCTGGGGCTGGACCGTGACTCGGGCGTGGTGTCGGAACTGTTTGATGAACGCAACGAAGCGGTGAAGGCACTGCTGTCGATGGCGATTCAGGCCGCGAAGCGTCATGGCAAATACGTGGGTATTTGTGGCCAGGGCCCATCCGACCACGAAGATTTCGCCGAATGGCTGATGGAGCAGGGCATTGATAGCCTGTCCCTCAATCCGGATACCGTGGTGCAAACCTGGATCAATTTGTCGAAGAAAAAATAA